The following nucleotide sequence is from Leptodactylus fuscus isolate aLepFus1 chromosome 10, aLepFus1.hap2, whole genome shotgun sequence.
ATTTGCCCAGGGCTTTATGTGAACTTGGAGACTTCCACTCTCGTGTTCCCTTGCTGCATCACTTCAAGGATGAGCACAGTTTTTTCCCGACGACTCAGGAATTGAGATGTTCATCAGTGAATGAGAATATGATACACCACTGGGACACTGTTACCACGAAAGCGTCTTCTTTTGAGGCGAGATGTCTTACCACTCCACCCACATGGCCTATAAAAGAAGATAAACCAAGTTTCATCGGGACATCATACAATGAGTATGATTTAGGGTATAAAAAGTCCATAAATCCCTGCTACTCCATATTCTTAGACCATACATATCCAATAACTGCAAAGAATTACTCTTTAATACTGGATAAACTACTGACAGACTCTGACATTCCCACAAATCTTACACAGCAGGATCCGACTTCTCAGGTTAAGGAGGAACCACAGTTATATGGTGAAGGAAGTCTCACATACTCCGACCTCAACACTTCGGCAGGTCTTATACAATATAAAGCTGTCCATATTAAGGAGGAACCAGTGCCCTGTGAAGAAAATCCCAGTGTGGCAAATGGCATGCAAGAATATCAGTGTACTCCTATTAAGGAGGAACCAGTCTCACGTGATATATCTAATCTCACAGATTCTTATCCATCCACAGGACTTACACGTGATATTAAGCCGGAATCAGTCTCCGATCTTGGAGGCCATCTTGAAAACACGGCCCATTACAATCCCATGTACCAAACCCACCAAAATACCGAGCATCATTTCCAAGAACAACCATCAGAAATTGAGATATATTTACCAGCAGATACACAACATACAAATAGCAGCAAAAACCTCCAAAGAAAACGTGTGCGGCAGCGCAAACAGACAGACAAGCCGTTTTTATGCAccgaatgtgggaaaagttttctGTGTAAGTCAGGACTTTCCACACACAAGAAAATCCACATGTTCCGTAAGCCGCACACTTGCTCCGAATGCGGCAAATCTTTCCTAAGTCATTCGTATCTCGTAAGACATCAGAAGCTTCATTCTAGAGAAAAAACACATTCTTGTGAAGAAGCAGCTAAGTTTTTTGGGAAAGCATCCAATGTCACTAAGAAAGCCCCATATTGCTGCGCCAGATGTGGAAAACGTTTTATCAGCAATTCGTATCTGATCCGGCATCAGAGAAGTCACGGACTCGAGAAACCGTTCGCCTGCTCACAATGCGACAAATGGTTTTCCAGCAATTCTGAACTGGTCGGTCATCAAAGACTTCACTCAGAAGGAAAAACCTTCTCCTGCCCCGATTGTGGGAAATCTTTCATTAAATTCAAAAACCTTTTACGACATCAAAGACTGCACACGGGGAAGAATCCGTTCTCTTGTATCGAGTGCGGGAAGCTCTTCACCAGTAACACCTATCTGTTACGCCACATGAAGCTGCACACAAGTAAGAAGACCTCTTATCCCTGCCCAACCTGCGGAAAGTACTTCAACAGTAACCTAGACCTCATTATACACCAGAGAATCCATGCCGCCGGGAAACCGGGGACAAGCTCT
It contains:
- the LOC142183041 gene encoding uncharacterized protein LOC142183041: MGKDQHQLTDRILNLTLEIIFVLTGEDYGPVKKCNENVKSSGNSHEPGESSESQSPVRNPPPQSLIHERTKEQKVLDLTNKIIELLTGEVPIRCQDVTVHFSMEEWDYIEGQKDLYKDILTTSPNLPRALCELGDFHSRVPLLHHFKDEHSFFPTTQELRCSSVNENMIHHWDTVTTKASSFEARCLTTPPTWPIKEDKPSFIGTSYNEYDLGYKKSINPCYSIFLDHTYPITAKNYSLILDKLLTDSDIPTNLTQQDPTSQVKEEPQLYGEGSLTYSDLNTSAGLIQYKAVHIKEEPVPCEENPSVANGMQEYQCTPIKEEPVSRDISNLTDSYPSTGLTRDIKPESVSDLGGHLENTAHYNPMYQTHQNTEHHFQEQPSEIEIYLPADTQHTNSSKNLQRKRVRQRKQTDKPFLCTECGKSFLCKSGLSTHKKIHMFRKPHTCSECGKSFLSHSYLVRHQKLHSREKTHSCEEAAKFFGKASNVTKKAPYCCARCGKRFISNSYLIRHQRSHGLEKPFACSQCDKWFSSNSELVGHQRLHSEGKTFSCPDCGKSFIKFKNLLRHQRLHTGKNPFSCIECGKLFTSNTYLLRHMKLHTSKKTSYPCPTCGKYFNSNLDLIIHQRIHAAGKPGTSSEWRNCFIRKLGFVIHQRNHAKEKPFSCPECKERFVKKIHLFRHQKVHSEEKSLQT